The segment TGGGAATCTGGGCAACAGGTGACATTCTAAGCTGACTGGTTGCAGACGGTAGTCCAGCCAGGCCAAGAGGAGACAACTGTGCAACTGGTCCACCCAGAGGTGATATCTGTGGGACAGTACCATCCACGGGTAATGGAAGTGGTGGAAAAGAAGCCCCAGCTAGAGCTCTTACAAGACTGGATGCTGGTAGGGTGGCAGGAAGTGGAGTGGAGTTGTCATCGTCATACTTAGTCCAAGTAATGAAAGGGTTTTCACTGTCTGGGATACCGTTGGTGCAGCTCTTGGTTGGAACAGTGCTGGGGGCGTTACCAGACTGTGAGCTCTTGGTGCTTACTGGTGAAGGTAATGAAGTAACAGGGACCTCTTTCACTTTAGGGACAGCAACTTTAGGATCACAGCTGACCGAAGCTAGACTGGAagattcattcatttcatccaaGGAAATTTTTTCACAATTAGACAGATCAGCATCCTTATTCAAGCAAGCTGCTTCTAAGCCATTCTCATTGGAATTGGACATTTTGATATTAAGGTTGAGGTCTTTCACTTCAGCTTGAGAATCACTAATAGAGTGAGCCTCTTCCCTAGGAGGCTCATTCTCTTTGTGATACGGCAATGTCAAGTCATTAGAGATTGTTTTTATCAGGAAGTTCTTATCACTGTCTATGTTTGAATTATTTACAATTGAATGGTGTGCGTCAACATCAGAACTATCCATCTTTTCCGCAAGAAACCTGTTTGAGGTCTCCGATGAAAAAGCATCCTCACAACTCACAGCTTTGCATGCGGGCAAATCATCCACAAGATTAGCAGATAATGCCTTAATAGGTTTTAAATGCTGAGGGGACTTCCCCATTGAAGCAGATAGAACACATCCATCAGAATTATCTGGCACATACAATGCTTTGATCTCTTCTGGTTTGGTATCCATGTCTGTGACAGGCATTGACTCCTTGCAAGGCAGGGAGAAAGCAGGAGTTATCTCCTCAGCTTTGTAATccaaattatttgtttgattcAAAGTGTTGTTCATGCATTCCATGGGCCTTAATACATCCTCAATTTGTTGGAAATAGTCTGTGTCCTCTTGTTCCACATCTTCTTTCACTTTGGAACAGTCCACCGTTGGTTGATCTCTAAACCGAAGTATATCCTCCGCTGCGTTTTCATTATTCAATAAAAGGCTGCTATCCTTGCAGTTCCCTTTAAGGTTAGTTGTTTCACACAAATTTTTCCACTCAAGGTGGTTCTGTATCGGGCTCTTCCCCTTGTTTTTAAAATCCACATCCATGCCAAGTTTGGCATTTCTCACCTTGTCGTTCTTACCGTCTTTAAGCATATTGTGGTTGTGATAAGGTTTATCCATGGATAGAGTATCCATCTTCAATGGATTGTCACATTTATCCATATCCTCAACATCTGTGTCAGAATCTGATGAATTGCTAGAAATAACCTCCCTGGATGCAGTAGATGTTACTTTAGCTGATGGTTTGCCAACATTTGAAATTGTAAGCTTGATAGGAGTCCTTGCTTTCGGGGGCTCCTCAACAACATCAGACTTCTGGTTATTGTTAGGAAGTACTGCATCTTTCttttcatcttcatcatcatcagaaTCATCATCTGATGTGGATGAGTCCTCAGAAGATGATGTGCCACCAGAAGAGGAGGAAGAGTCAGATGACGACTCTAtcttttttgaaggaacatctttAAATAATGGTGAGTCCAAGTTTGGGATCTCAGGCAACTTGTCTTCAATATCTTTAGGCTTCTCCGGTGTAATAGATATAGTAATGCCTAGAGGCTCTAACTTGTTGGTTGTTGTGGCGGCAGCTGCTGCCGCTACCCCTGCAGCCGTCGCAGTCATTTTAATTGGAGGCTTTGGCTGAGGTGCAGGCTGTTTGCCTTTCTTACGTTTCTTTCCAGCTGCTGTTCCTCCGTTGCATGAACGTCTGTTGTCGTCTCCTGAAGTTTCACCGCCTGAGCATCCTTTATTCGTATCGCCACTTGATCCTGTCTTGCcattctgaaaacaaaacataaaaaaataggtcATAAATAGATCAAAAATAAGTTTGATGAACAGATAAAATAGGTCCAAATTATTTGTAAGAGCAAACAATTTTAATAATCTAGACAGATGTTATAGAAtcagcctccccccccccctcccccaacaaaattaaaaaaacaaagttaaggctttattaaaaaaaaaaaaacaactaaatcaaACTTAGGCCTATTGAAACATTTATTAAGCCAAAATTAGCCATATTGACAGAAAACTCCAAATCGAAAACTTGAATTTACAAACagttaaaaaatgtaatgtaacaTGAGAAAAGATAAAAACCCAAGTCTAATACCATACTGACTGCCACCTAGGCAAATATGAAAGAGTGCTGTGTTCCATTTCAGCTTCTTTATCTTCTGGTTTCAACTTTCCCTTTGACTAATTATGTTCCTCCCTAAACCACTTTGAACTTCAAACTTCAAGGCCCAATGGCTACCACTAAACCTGACAACATCTCCAGTACACTGCTGGCTTGACCTAGTGCGGTAACACTACATGTACCATTTCAGTCTGGTGTGCTGATCTCCCTCTCCCCCCCATTTCCCCTCGCGGCACATTACCCCGTTATCACCAAGT is part of the Biomphalaria glabrata chromosome 2, xgBioGlab47.1, whole genome shotgun sequence genome and harbors:
- the LOC106074815 gene encoding uncharacterized protein LOC106074815 isoform X4, which codes for MNGKTGSSGDTNKGCSGGETSGDDNRRSCNGGTAAGKKRKKGKQPAPQPKPPIKMTATAAGVAAAAAATTTNKLEPLGITISITPEKPKDIEDKLPEIPNLDSPLFKDVPSKKIESSSDSSSSSGGTSSSEDSSTSDDDSDDDEDEKKDAVLPNNNQKSDVVEEPPKARTPIKLTISNVGKPSAKVTSTASREVISSNSSDSDTDVEDMDKCDNPLKMDTLSMDKPYHNHNMLKDGKNDKVRNAKLGMDVDFKNKGKSPIQNHLEWKNLCETTNLKGNCKDSSLLLNNENAAEDILRFRDQPTVDCSKVKEDVEQEDTDYFQQIEDVLRPMECMNNTLNQTNNLDYKAEEITPAFSLPCKESMPVTDMDTKPEEIKALYVPDNSDGCVLSASMGKSPQHLKPIKALSANLVDDLPACKAVSCEDAFSSETSNRFLAEKMDSSDVDAHHSIVNNSNIDSDKNFLIKTISNDLTLPYHKENEPPREEAHSISDSQAEVKDLNLNIKMSNSNENGLEAACLNKDADLSNCEKISLDEMNESSSLASVSCDPKVAVPKVKEVPVTSLPSPVSTKSSQSGNAPSTVPTKSCTNGIPDSENPFITWTKYDDDNSTPLPATLPASSLVRALAGASFPPLPLPVDGTVPQISPLGGPVAQLSPLGLAGLPSATSQLRMSPVAQIPRLTSPGSQRLRLSPSHSSQQMSPPLSHTSHLSSPLGHASHLSSNDSTKVGQREDSKGKVAPKSVKRTSRLSNIIDSLRTSKEKQIVSTQATEPSSREPNKKSTLDALLGAGRKSPTLTPPSAPTGHKQSMPPSSSPAYSPSLCSDQRTSADKLFRESMGFPHQISPDTRHAIRNSLDAARAQAVNNSFNALKDGLDKGKRMLENLELMNNGLMDPYSKIGPTETKSRKVEQPSQVQNRVKSSLPSLPSSSSSPAATSAPSSSSRPLSRQSSKQPSSYQTSSPSTSSTRSASVTTTSNTSGISSNSINSVMFQAAPSAALAAAHMELNAAAANILAFQHMYGMQDPYMMKTLMSNPLYLQRLMEFQKQAMDPLMLRQLEMFEAAAAAEKNKNNKDQRAAMNAQSLLWQAQAASILQHQQMQQLQQLQLHHQQQQFQQQAAAVRERETRETIAAIMASKSNSLGSGTSKSSGSISTGQSAKSLMASASLSSSSSSSSLSSNKRPRPVVPPSPSDLYSRDGSSLEKKSRPSQPSSSHVSNHNYHSSSSSVVTNSSSLSSSSSSASAKNTPVTSKSASSSGSSSNMKQRSSSSSGTSGTPGKHEFLDLSAALQLSAAPAPGLWGFPGVLQPPSVDMARMSRFFERPGEAAASSAPSGTHPEPEASGAEVLDLSVKPRTGKT